The following are encoded in a window of Culicoides brevitarsis isolate CSIRO-B50_1 unplaced genomic scaffold, AGI_CSIRO_Cbre_v1 contig_66, whole genome shotgun sequence genomic DNA:
- the LOC134836578 gene encoding uncharacterized protein LOC134836578 isoform X1, with amino-acid sequence MRYLNITYITLLCALLLAPPCFAVIEDVLDVLRLTKEVVSSIAGTWNLVEQTPFTNDIDLPFLKRKEKKILQKITDVQRRIDLTENQMKNTASWTIESIKEHMQANTKLDLAIHELMDLMNRIAAQSKMLRHYTEHRDELEQVTLETTATWIVSPNIGAVQGLLNRIHLLVTGSPDLKYFGKNSLLEMLVQELEEAKNSVCSTKQSPQQMMFQLYNVLSLTELKGYAMMQFSWMLLKTYGKGNFAKEAEIMKNQFNERTNQTQTLLKRVMERADRSVWRCDPTHHVSGETYEEITRLLQGYIENEVDLNADGTCMENCAAYQYTESHGCFKGEKKYCSRQEKCNGKLLHCRYVDSDMWICPARTSSNRRYEYIEYENGKVFGKQQNCVRGTTKVDSWWRYLFWHCSYCFCLCDQQGKKSDRYFNLRESVSNVVENKVVTGVRFKKQNRIIHIQIQEGRLLPRGAIDPDSVEWKPVSDYTIFDRGIRNGHDYHTLKWDNRSFDLDDLMAKPSHVLTGVKFRVVGTHLNLEIRVNEFDFASGRIDPTGEWISNDNTDQSSVKRRELRFNRPDIPTASQMKSLPDSDPNQYFDFVNSDLDSDAAQSTVPFIDIQEVTSEPLVPLSGVGTYHKGRDLSGGFVALKIITYDFSPHIQLPDYAEN; translated from the exons ATGCGATATTTAAACATAACTTATATCACCTTGCTGTGTGCATTGCTCCTCGCACCTCCTTGTTTCGCCGTCATTGAGGACGTTCTCGATGTCTTGCGACTCACGAAGGAAGTTGTTTCGAGCATTGCTGGCACTTGGAATCTCGTCGAACAAACCCCCTTCACAAATGACATCGATCTCCCTTTCCTGAAGCgcaaagagaagaaaatcctTCAGAAAATCACCGACGTTCAACGACGCATCGATTTGACGGAGAACCAAATGAAAAACACTGCATCATGGACAATTGAGTCAATTAAGGAACATATGCAGGCAAACACGAAACTAGATCTCGCGATACACGAACTGATGGATTTGATGAATCGCATTGCGGCTCAGTCGAAAATGCTGCGACATTATACGGAGCATCGCGATGAACTGGAACAAGTGACTCTCGAGACGACAGCAACGTGGATTGTCTCGCCCAACATTGGAGCAGTTCAGGGATTACTGAATCGCATTCATTTGCTGGTCACGGGATCGCCTGATTTGAAGTATTTCGGGAAAAATAGTTTGTTGGAAATGTTGGTGCAGGAACTCGAG gaGGCGAAAAATAGCGTTTGCTCCACAAAACAATCGCCGCAACAGATGATGTTCCAACTTTACAACGTCTTGTCGCTCACGGAGCTCAAGGGATATGCCATGATGCAATTTTCATGGATGTTACTAAAAACCTATGGCAAAGGAAACTTCGCCAAAGAAGcggaaatcatgaaaaatcaattcaatgaACGCACGAATCAGACCCAAACACTGTTAAAACGCGTTATGGAACGCGCCGATCGCTCCGTTTGGCGTTGTGACCCCACGCATCACGTTTCCGGCGAAACTTATGAGGAAATCACGCGTCTCTTGCAAGGATACATCGAAAACGAGGTCGATTTGAATGCCGATGGTACTTGTATGGAGAATTGCGCCGCTTACCAATACACGGAAAGTCACGGTTGCTTCAAGGGCGAGAAGAAATATTGCTCGCGACAGGAAAAATGTAACGGAAAATTGCTTCATTGTCGTTACGTTGACTCGGATATGTGGATTTGTCCTGct cgcACGTCAAGCAATCGCAGATACGAGTATATCGAGTACGAAAACGGAAAAGTGTTtggcaaacaacaaaattgcGTACGTGGAACGACAAAAGTTGATTCGTGGTGGCGTTATTTGTTCTGGCATTGCAGCTATTGCTTCTGTTTGTGCGATCAGCAAGGCAAAAAGAGTGACAGATACTTCAATTTACGTGAATCTGTCTCGAATGTCGTTGAAAATaa AGTCGTCACAGGAGTTCGTTTCAAGAAACAAAACCGAATAATTCACATCCAAATCCAAGAAGGACGATTATTACCGAGAGGCGCGATCGATCCTGACTCCGTCGAATGGAAACCAGTGTCGGATTATACGATTTTCGATCGCGGAATCCGCAATGGACACGATTATCACACCTTAAAATGGGACAATCGCAGTTTTGACTTGGATGATCTCATGGCAAAGCCTTCGCATGTGCTTACGGGCGTCAAATTCCGCGTCGTTGGTACTCATTTGAACTTGGAGATCAGAGTAAATGAGTTTGACTTCGCCTCAGGAAGGATTGATCCAACGGGAGAATGGATTTCCAATGATAATACTGATCAAAGTTCAGttaaaag gcGCGAATTGCGATTCAATCGTCCTGACATTCCAACTGCCTCTCAAATGAAATCGCTGCCAGATTCGGATCCGAATCAATATTTCGACTTTGTGAACTCCGATTTGGATAGCGATGCGGCCCAATCTACCGTTCCCTTCATCGATATTCAAGAAGTGACGAGTGAACCGCTCGTTCCGCTATCTGGCGTTGGCACGTATCACAAGGGACGTGATTTAAGCGGCGGATTTGTTGCACTCAAAATTATCACGTACGACTTCAGTCCACACATTCAGTTACCAGACTATGcggaaaattag
- the LOC134836578 gene encoding uncharacterized protein LOC134836578 isoform X2, producing the protein MGRFWGFSALVVALCVAQTWAVRIKGSTEIDIERAKYLKLQDDMWALVEQGTIQKHDIEEKLYSTFRDLATSNWTARYKENEFAFLQRFYEWNLVEKDLLGIEGLWGAFKHFLANQFTANDFNELAAMDFADTVFHDKQLTMNGSLDSVHRIMVKQGFYYKAAMEAKNSVCSTKQSPQQMMFQLYNVLSLTELKGYAMMQFSWMLLKTYGKGNFAKEAEIMKNQFNERTNQTQTLLKRVMERADRSVWRCDPTHHVSGETYEEITRLLQGYIENEVDLNADGTCMENCAAYQYTESHGCFKGEKKYCSRQEKCNGKLLHCRYVDSDMWICPARTSSNRRYEYIEYENGKVFGKQQNCVRGTTKVDSWWRYLFWHCSYCFCLCDQQGKKSDRYFNLRESVSNVVENKVVTGVRFKKQNRIIHIQIQEGRLLPRGAIDPDSVEWKPVSDYTIFDRGIRNGHDYHTLKWDNRSFDLDDLMAKPSHVLTGVKFRVVGTHLNLEIRVNEFDFASGRIDPTGEWISNDNTDQSSVKRRELRFNRPDIPTASQMKSLPDSDPNQYFDFVNSDLDSDAAQSTVPFIDIQEVTSEPLVPLSGVGTYHKGRDLSGGFVALKIITYDFSPHIQLPDYAEN; encoded by the exons ATGGGTCGCTTTTGGGGCTTTTCCGCCCTCGTCGTTGCTCTTTGCGTCGCTCAAACGTGGGCGGTGCGCATTAAGGGCTCTACAGAAATCGATATCGAACGCGCCAAGTACCTCAAGTTGCAAGATGACATGTGGGCTCTTGTTGAACAAGGCACAATCCAAAAGCACGACATCGAGGAGAAACTTTACTCGACTTTTCGGGATCTTGCAACTTCCAATTGGACCGCGAGGTATAAAGAAAACGAATTTGCGTTTCTTCAGCGGTTTTACGAATGGAATTTAGTTGAAAAGGATTTGCTTGGAATTGAGGGCTTATGGGGAGCTTTTAAGCATTTTCTCGCAAATCAATTCACGGCGAacgattttaatgaattggCGGCAATGGACTTTGCTGATACTGTATTCCACGATAAACAACTCACGATGAATGGGTCACTTGATAGCGTGCATCGAATTATGGTGAAACAGGGTTTTTACTATAAAGCAGCGATG gaGGCGAAAAATAGCGTTTGCTCCACAAAACAATCGCCGCAACAGATGATGTTCCAACTTTACAACGTCTTGTCGCTCACGGAGCTCAAGGGATATGCCATGATGCAATTTTCATGGATGTTACTAAAAACCTATGGCAAAGGAAACTTCGCCAAAGAAGcggaaatcatgaaaaatcaattcaatgaACGCACGAATCAGACCCAAACACTGTTAAAACGCGTTATGGAACGCGCCGATCGCTCCGTTTGGCGTTGTGACCCCACGCATCACGTTTCCGGCGAAACTTATGAGGAAATCACGCGTCTCTTGCAAGGATACATCGAAAACGAGGTCGATTTGAATGCCGATGGTACTTGTATGGAGAATTGCGCCGCTTACCAATACACGGAAAGTCACGGTTGCTTCAAGGGCGAGAAGAAATATTGCTCGCGACAGGAAAAATGTAACGGAAAATTGCTTCATTGTCGTTACGTTGACTCGGATATGTGGATTTGTCCTGct cgcACGTCAAGCAATCGCAGATACGAGTATATCGAGTACGAAAACGGAAAAGTGTTtggcaaacaacaaaattgcGTACGTGGAACGACAAAAGTTGATTCGTGGTGGCGTTATTTGTTCTGGCATTGCAGCTATTGCTTCTGTTTGTGCGATCAGCAAGGCAAAAAGAGTGACAGATACTTCAATTTACGTGAATCTGTCTCGAATGTCGTTGAAAATaa AGTCGTCACAGGAGTTCGTTTCAAGAAACAAAACCGAATAATTCACATCCAAATCCAAGAAGGACGATTATTACCGAGAGGCGCGATCGATCCTGACTCCGTCGAATGGAAACCAGTGTCGGATTATACGATTTTCGATCGCGGAATCCGCAATGGACACGATTATCACACCTTAAAATGGGACAATCGCAGTTTTGACTTGGATGATCTCATGGCAAAGCCTTCGCATGTGCTTACGGGCGTCAAATTCCGCGTCGTTGGTACTCATTTGAACTTGGAGATCAGAGTAAATGAGTTTGACTTCGCCTCAGGAAGGATTGATCCAACGGGAGAATGGATTTCCAATGATAATACTGATCAAAGTTCAGttaaaag gcGCGAATTGCGATTCAATCGTCCTGACATTCCAACTGCCTCTCAAATGAAATCGCTGCCAGATTCGGATCCGAATCAATATTTCGACTTTGTGAACTCCGATTTGGATAGCGATGCGGCCCAATCTACCGTTCCCTTCATCGATATTCAAGAAGTGACGAGTGAACCGCTCGTTCCGCTATCTGGCGTTGGCACGTATCACAAGGGACGTGATTTAAGCGGCGGATTTGTTGCACTCAAAATTATCACGTACGACTTCAGTCCACACATTCAGTTACCAGACTATGcggaaaattag